Within the Candidatus Tanganyikabacteria bacterium genome, the region CGGCATCTGCCGCGCTCGGAATGGGCGATCGTCATCCCTGACCATCACAAGGGCTTCATCGACTGGCAGACCTTCGAGGCCAACGTGGCGCGAATCGGCGCCAATACCCGGCCACGGCGCCACGAGCCTGGAACGGGTGCCGTGAGGGAAGGCGCCGCGCTGCTTCAAGGTATCGCCACGTGCGGGCGCTGCGGGCGCAAGCTGGGCGTGTACTACAGCGGCCGCAACTCCAGTCCCAGCTACCACTGCACGAGAGACGCCATCGTCAACGGGCGGGGGGAGTACTGCCAGACCGTCGGCGGTCGTCAGATCGACGACACTGTGACGTCCGCTTTCCTGGCCGCTCTTGCCCCAGCAGGCCTCGAGGCGTCGCTCCGGGCGGTCGAACTCGTCGAGGCCGACAACGACGCGGCACTCGCGCAGTGGCGCCGGCAGGTAGAACGCGCAAGGTACGAAGCCCAACGGGCAGAGCGGCGCTACCGCGCCGTCGATCCCGACAACCGACTGGTCGCACGAGGCCTGGAGGCCGAGTGGGAAAGCTGCCTGCGTGCCTTGCAGGATGCTCAGACCGAACTGGAGCGACGTGAACAGCAGCGACCGCGCAGCCTGAGCGCCGAGGACCGTGCGGCTATCCTCGCGCTCGGACGAGGCCTCGATCGCGTCTGGACCGCGCCAGCCACCACCGACCGGGATCGCAAAGAGCTTCTGCGCACGCTCCTCGACGAGGTTATCGTGGCCGTCGACCGAGAAAAGGAGGAGGCGCACCTGACCCTCCGCTGGCGCGGTGGTCTCGTTTGCGACGTCGAACTTGCATTGACGCCCTCCCAGCCCGCCCCGAACCGCACGGACGAGGAAACTATCGACCTGGTGCGTCGCCTCGCAGTTCATTACCCGGACGCCGTGATTGCGGGCATCCTGAACCGCCAAGGTCGCACGACCGCCACCGGCCTGCGTTTCACGACCAATCGGGTACAGAGCCTGCGCGCACACTGGGGAGTCGCCCGCTTCGAGCCACCGGCCAAGCCCCCAAAGGGCGAACCAGTCAGCATCCAGGAAGCGGCTCGGCTCCTGGGCGTTGCCCCCTCGACGCTGCACCGCTGCGTCAACGACGGCATCGTCCCGGGCGAGCAACTCACCCCCGGCGCCCCGTGGCGCATCCGCATGACCGACGAGCTCCGGGCCCTCTTCGTCGAGGAGCCGCCCGAGGGTTACGCGCCCATCGTAGATGCCATGCGCATCCTGGGCGTCTCGCGTCAGACGGTCTTGCAGCGTGTAAAGCGCGGCGAAATCGAGGCCATCCACGTCTCCCGCGGCCGAC harbors:
- a CDS encoding recombinase family protein; the protein is RHLPRSEWAIVIPDHHKGFIDWQTFEANVARIGANTRPRRHEPGTGAVREGAALLQGIATCGRCGRKLGVYYSGRNSSPSYHCTRDAIVNGRGEYCQTVGGRQIDDTVTSAFLAALAPAGLEASLRAVELVEADNDAALAQWRRQVERARYEAQRAERRYRAVDPDNRLVARGLEAEWESCLRALQDAQTELERREQQRPRSLSAEDRAAILALGRGLDRVWTAPATTDRDRKELLRTLLDEVIVAVDREKEEAHLTLRWRGGLVCDVELALTPSQPAPNRTDEETIDLVRRLAVHYPDAVIAGILNRQGRTTATGLRFTTNRVQSLRAHWGVARFEPPAKPPKGEPVSIQEAARLLGVAPSTLHRCVNDGIVPGEQLTPGAPWRIRMTDELRALFVEEPPEGYAPIVDAMRILGVSRQTVLQRVKRGEIEAIHVSRGRRKGLRIKVPPALPGLFDL